GACAGGTTGCCGGAATACGACAGGGGGCCGGCGGTCCTGGGACACACAGCACATCGCAGGGGAAAATCACGTTGGGATTGGGGATGTGGGGGTTGGCGGCGATCAGCGCATTGAGGCTGACACCAAACCGTTGGGCAATCAGGAACATGGTGTCTCCCGGCTGAACGGTGTACCTACCCTGGAATCCGGGGGGACAGGTCGCCGGAACACGACATGTAGGCGGCGGCGCCACACCAGGCACGCAAAGCACATCGCCGGGGAAAATCAAGCTGGGATTTGGAATATGCGGGTTGGACGCAATCAAAGCGTTGAGACTGACACCAAACCGGCGGGCAATGAAGAACATGGTATCCCCAGGCCGGACGGTGTACCGACCCTGAAACCCTGGCGGGCAGGATGCAGGCACCCGACCGCCCTGACGCATTTGCTGGTCATCGCTGATGTTCTGACAGCAGCTGGTAAGTTTCTCATCCATCTGCATGTACCTCCCTTCTCTTCTGCGCAAGCCTTGTATGGCCTGTGCTCCCTACATACTATGAATCTGAATCGTAAAAGGTAAGTGGGCGATTTTCCCGGTTGACGGCATTTGTTGAGCTCTCAACTGTAATAATCGGCATGGAAAATATTTACCGCTTTAATGGAATATCTATAGTAGTGGATAATTGCCTGAAGGATTACAAAGGGGTGATGTTTCAGAAATTAGTCGTGCAGGTCGCGCAGGTCTCAATTTCATTTCAATCTCAAGGAGGAGAGGGTATGTTTAAGAAGCTTGGTTTTGCGGTACTGGCTCTTGCCCTAATCGCCTTCCCCCTGGCCGGATGCGGCGGGGGAGACGATGATGTGATTCGCATCGGCGTCTATGAACCGATGACCGGCGTCAATGCCGCTGGCGGGGAAATGACTGTAGAAGGTATTGAGCTGGCTAATGAACTGTTTCCGGAAATCCTGGGCAAGCAAATTGAGATCATCGTGGTGGACAATAAATCTGAACCTCAAGAAGCTGCCAACGCTGTTTCGCGTCTGATTGACCGGGATAATGTGCACGCTATCATCGGCAGCTATGGCAGTTCGTTATCCATGGCCGGTGGCCCCGTGGCGGAAGAAGCTGGCATTCCCGTGGTCGGATGCTCCCCCACCAACCCCCTAGTCACCCTGGGCAATGATTACTATTTCCGGGTCTGCTTCATCGACCCCTTCCAGGGCACCGTCATGGCTAACTACGCTGTCAATGAACTGGGTGCAAAGACAGCGGCAATCATCAAGGATGTAACCCAGGATTACTCAGTCGGTCTGAGCAACTTTTTCAAGCAGGCGTTTGTCGAATTGACCGGCGATGCCGACTCCATCGTCGCCGAAATCAATTACAACACCGGTGACCAGGACTTTACTCCCCAGTTGCAGACAGCAAAAGCCGCCAACCCCGACGTTATCTTTGCCCCTGGGAACTATGCTGAATCAGCACTGCTGATCAAGCAAGCCCGGGAGGCGGATATTACCGTCCCGATTCTCGGCGGCGATACCTGGGAAGCGCCAGATTTCCTGGACGTGGGCGGCGACGCAGTTGAAGGTGTTGTATACAGCACCCACTTTACTGCCCAGGCACCAGTCACTGCCAGGTCCAATGAGTTCCTCGATGCATATCGGAATAAGTTTGGGGCGGAAGCGAACGCATTTGCCGCTCTCGGCTATGATGCCTATCTGGTGATTTTGGACGCCATCGAGCGGGCAAACAGCCATGACCCCGGGGATATCCGGGATGCCCTGGCTGACACCCAAATCTTCGAGGGCGCAACCGGGATAATCACCCTTGATGAAAATGGTGATGCCACCAAGAGTGCGATTATCAATACGGTAGAAAACGGTGAATTTGTCTACCTGACTACGGTGCACCCGTAATAATCTGAACAGCTCCCCCTCCACCGAGGGGGGGCTATTCTTCCAAGGGGGGGTATATACGATGAGCGGCACCGAGTTCACTCAACACATATTCAATGGAATCGCTCTGGGTAGCCTTTACGCGTTAATCGCCATTGGCTATACCATGGTATACGGAATACTGCGCCTGATAAATTTTGCCCATGGCGAAATTCTGATGTCGGCAATGTTTTTTGCGATGTTTGGCGTCACCTTATTTTCCCTGCCCTGGCCAGTGGCATTTTTGCTGGCTATCCTTTTGACAGCTGCCTTTGGTATCTCAATTGAGCGCATGGCTTACCGCCCACTCCGTAACGCGCCACGGATATCTGTCTTAATATCAGCGATTGGTGTTTCTTTTTTGCTCCAAAACCTTGGTCTGGTTGTGTTTGGAGCCCGGCCCAAAGCTTTTCCCCGTCCAGACATGTTCAACCAACTCTGGCATTTGGGAGATGTTTCTGTTCTCAGTCTCAACCTGTATATTCCAATATTCACCGTACTGCTGTTAATCGGTCTTACTTGGTTTATCAACAAAACCCGGACGGGAATGGCGATGCGGGCAGCATCCAAAGATCTAGATACCGCCCGGTTAATGGGCATTGATGTCGATAAAATCATCTCCATCACCTTTGGCATCGGCTCCGCCCTGGCTGCATTCGGCGGCATCATGTGGGCAATGAAGTACCCTTCGATTCATCCGCTGGTCGGCTTGTTTCCGGGCCTAAAATGCTTTATTGCTGCCGTCGTTGGCGGTATTGGCAACGTCCCTGGCGCCATGCTGGGCGGATTTATCCTCGGCGTAGGTGAAATAATGTTGGTCGCCTTTATGCCAGAACTCTCCGGATATCGGGATGCCTTCGCCTTCGTTCTGCTGATTTTCATTTTGCTGGCCAAGCCCACCGGTATTCTCGGGGAAAAGACAGCTGAGGTGAAGTCATGAAAATCGGCAAAATTCACTTACACAAACACTGCTTGCTGACAATTGGCTCTACTTTATTGCTCCTGGTGGCAATTATTCTGGTCAGCGAGTTCAGATTGCTGGATGCATATAAAGTCCGTGTCCTCAACCTCTGTGCCATTTACGTGATTCTTGGTCTGAGCATGAACTTGACTTTGGGCTACGGCGGACTCCTGGCCCTGGGCACCGCCGGATTTATGTGCGTGGGCGCCTATATTTCCGCACTGCTCACCATGTCTCCCGAACAAAAAGTGGCGAACTTCTTTTTAGAACCAATTGTTCCCTGGCTGGCCAATGTGGAAGTCGCATTTGTTATCGCCATCATAGCTGCCGGCATCGGCGCCGCCATTTTCGGTTTCGTAATTGGCGCACCGGCCCTGAAGTTGCGGGGGGATTACCTGGCCATTGCCACCCTGGGCTTCGCCGAGATTATCCGAGTTGTGTTCACGAATACCCAGAGTTTAACCAACGGCGCCCTCGGCCTGAAGGGCATCCCCAGTCACACCAACCTTTACTGGAGCTGGGGGCTGGCAATATTGGCGGTCATTCTTGCCCGGACAATGGTTACCAGTAGCTATGGCCGCGCCTTCAAGGCAATCCGGGACGACCAGACTGCCGCCGAGGCCATGGGCATCAACCTGTTTAAGCATAAAGTAACTATCTTTGTAATCAGCGCCTTTATGGCCGGGATCGGTGGCGCCCTGATGGGCAACTTAATAGTCACTGTCAATCCCACCTTTTTCCGGTTTATGCTTACCTTCCAGGTGCTACTAATCGCAGTTATTGGTGGCCTCGGCAGCATTAGTGGTACGGTAATTGCCGGGATTATTGTTACCATCGCCACCGAATGGCTGCGCATCTTTGAATCGCCAATGGACTTAGGCTTTATGCGCATCCCAGGAATTCCCGGCATGCGTATGGTCATCTTCGCCGTGCTGCTGATGGCGGTGATTATCTTCTGGCGTCAGGGCCTAATGGGCCGCACTGAGGTAAGCTGGGAGCGGACATTTGCCTTCTTGAACCGTGTCCGCACCCGCTTTCAAAGCGGAAGGGGGGTTGGGCAATGAATATCTTGCGTATTGAAGGCATTACCAAGAAGTTCGGCGGCCTGACAGCGGTCAAAGACTTTAACCTCGAACTCAAAG
This DNA window, taken from Bacillota bacterium, encodes the following:
- a CDS encoding branched-chain amino acid ABC transporter permease — translated: MSGTEFTQHIFNGIALGSLYALIAIGYTMVYGILRLINFAHGEILMSAMFFAMFGVTLFSLPWPVAFLLAILLTAAFGISIERMAYRPLRNAPRISVLISAIGVSFLLQNLGLVVFGARPKAFPRPDMFNQLWHLGDVSVLSLNLYIPIFTVLLLIGLTWFINKTRTGMAMRAASKDLDTARLMGIDVDKIISITFGIGSALAAFGGIMWAMKYPSIHPLVGLFPGLKCFIAAVVGGIGNVPGAMLGGFILGVGEIMLVAFMPELSGYRDAFAFVLLIFILLAKPTGILGEKTAEVKS
- a CDS encoding ABC transporter substrate-binding protein, encoding MFKKLGFAVLALALIAFPLAGCGGGDDDVIRIGVYEPMTGVNAAGGEMTVEGIELANELFPEILGKQIEIIVVDNKSEPQEAANAVSRLIDRDNVHAIIGSYGSSLSMAGGPVAEEAGIPVVGCSPTNPLVTLGNDYYFRVCFIDPFQGTVMANYAVNELGAKTAAIIKDVTQDYSVGLSNFFKQAFVELTGDADSIVAEINYNTGDQDFTPQLQTAKAANPDVIFAPGNYAESALLIKQAREADITVPILGGDTWEAPDFLDVGGDAVEGVVYSTHFTAQAPVTARSNEFLDAYRNKFGAEANAFAALGYDAYLVILDAIERANSHDPGDIRDALADTQIFEGATGIITLDENGDATKSAIINTVENGEFVYLTTVHP
- a CDS encoding LysM peptidoglycan-binding domain-containing protein, with translation MRQGGRVPASCPPGFQGRYTVRPGDTMFFIARRFGVSLNALIASNPHIPNPSLIFPGDVLCVPGVAPPPTCRVPATCPPGFQGRYTVQPGDTMFLIAQRFGVSLNALIAANPHIPNPNVIFPCDVLCVPGPPAPCRIPATC
- a CDS encoding branched-chain amino acid ABC transporter permease; translated protein: MKIGKIHLHKHCLLTIGSTLLLLVAIILVSEFRLLDAYKVRVLNLCAIYVILGLSMNLTLGYGGLLALGTAGFMCVGAYISALLTMSPEQKVANFFLEPIVPWLANVEVAFVIAIIAAGIGAAIFGFVIGAPALKLRGDYLAIATLGFAEIIRVVFTNTQSLTNGALGLKGIPSHTNLYWSWGLAILAVILARTMVTSSYGRAFKAIRDDQTAAEAMGINLFKHKVTIFVISAFMAGIGGALMGNLIVTVNPTFFRFMLTFQVLLIAVIGGLGSISGTVIAGIIVTIATEWLRIFESPMDLGFMRIPGIPGMRMVIFAVLLMAVIIFWRQGLMGRTEVSWERTFAFLNRVRTRFQSGRGVGQ